Proteins from one Litoribrevibacter albus genomic window:
- the flgC gene encoding flagellar basal body rod protein FlgC, with amino-acid sequence MSLGNVFDIAGTGMMAQSLRLNTTASNIANAEAVSSSIDETYRARHVVFSQLHKQEMGYASDNVNVNEDIGNGVSVLGVVESDAPLEARYNPDHPMADDKGYVYYPNVNVVEEMANMISASRSYQTNVDIMNTAKTMMQQVLTLGQ; translated from the coding sequence ATGTCATTAGGAAACGTATTTGATATTGCCGGAACAGGCATGATGGCTCAGAGCTTACGCCTGAATACTACCGCCAGTAATATCGCAAACGCTGAGGCTGTTAGCAGCAGTATTGATGAGACCTATCGTGCCCGTCATGTGGTGTTCTCTCAACTCCACAAACAAGAGATGGGGTATGCCAGTGACAATGTTAACGTCAATGAAGACATTGGTAATGGTGTGTCGGTATTGGGTGTCGTGGAAAGTGATGCTCCGCTCGAAGCTCGTTACAACCCGGACCATCCAATGGCTGATGACAAAGGCTACGTTTACTACCCCAATGTGAATGTGGTTGAAGAAATGGCCAACATGATTTCTGCGTCGCGCTCCTACCAGACCAACGTAGACATCATGAATACGGCTAAAACTATGATGCAACAAGTTCTGACTTTGGGTCAGTAA
- a CDS encoding flagellar hook assembly protein FlgD, with translation MNDINSSTQTDALSAYRTQNTNSTSSKNDLGQDAFLELLVAQLNNQNPLDPQDNGDFIAELAQFSSVEGIDNLNSSVDSLLSDYKSSQALQASALVGRQVVVPNNEVYWSGEGTIPATVDVSDGATNVMFSITDDAGQLVAQIPMTGALPGENSVLWDGKDAEGNTLPAGKYKFTATGVVNEKSESFVVYGSARVNSVTLDDGNTLLNVAGIGQIPLSQVREISE, from the coding sequence ATGAATGATATTAATTCTTCAACCCAAACCGATGCGTTATCGGCGTACAGAACGCAAAACACGAATAGTACCTCGTCCAAAAATGATTTGGGTCAGGATGCCTTTCTGGAGTTGTTGGTTGCTCAGTTAAACAACCAGAACCCATTGGACCCACAGGATAACGGCGATTTTATTGCTGAGTTGGCTCAGTTCAGCTCGGTGGAAGGGATCGATAATCTGAACTCAAGTGTGGATTCTTTATTGAGTGATTATAAATCCAGCCAAGCGCTTCAGGCTTCTGCTTTGGTAGGGCGCCAGGTGGTTGTGCCGAACAATGAAGTGTACTGGTCTGGTGAGGGTACGATTCCAGCAACCGTTGATGTTTCTGATGGTGCGACCAATGTGATGTTCAGTATTACTGATGATGCAGGGCAGTTGGTGGCTCAGATCCCAATGACTGGTGCGTTGCCTGGTGAAAACTCAGTGCTATGGGATGGTAAAGACGCTGAAGGAAATACTTTGCCGGCCGGCAAATACAAGTTTACGGCGACCGGTGTGGTGAATGAGAAGTCTGAAAGTTTTGTGGTGTATGGCTCGGCCCGAGTTAATAGCGTCACATTAGATGATGGAAACACATTACTGAATGTAGCGGGTATTGGCCAGATTCCGTTGTCTCAAGTGAGAGAGATTTCTGAATAA
- a CDS encoding flagellar hook protein FlgE → MSFGVGLTGLKGAQTDLDVTGHNIANAGTVGFKQSRVEFGDLYAANVSGNFSAGQGVAINQVSQQFNQGDITFTENNLDLAINGEGFFVVQNTLGEQFYTRSGMFGLDNEGFIVTNTGERVQGFGVPEELQLQPQPNPARPLGDIQVDDADMAPNRTTDVETDFNLDARVEYATGGLPASTNGTGVSVPQVGTTNGYSATTTTSTVQIVNASFTPNQVVSDLSWTANDSAYDIATAISQVDGATASASTTTQIDAGILTATDVVLNGNLLTSTATGTNTGAALAAEISSLANFSASFDATTNTLTVVNDLGFDVQLDSAAGTFGVTGVANGVAQGTATAGAGTTVTTGGYVDVTLDPGLYIVNNDSTTAPNDVVFGATPTNDTSVIRPFSPTDSESYNHTTSVTIYDSLGNPHVMTQYFVKEPPTLTATNENTWTMYVLVDGYQIGDPNPAYDSTQPESLTNSPNLPLSQQIVFDNSGQIASTNPSTPLLVDDWQPRNAAGNPNGADGPTSGAQPTVPPTSSNFLIDVTGSTQHASQFAINGLAQDGFSTGTLVGLDVGTDGQVVGRYTNGETRTFAYVAMANFTNEQGLVPVGDTMWRGSTAAGEAVINLPGTAALGRIQSAALESSNVDLSDELVGLIIAQRNYQANAKTIETENTISQTILNI, encoded by the coding sequence ATGTCTTTTGGAGTTGGCTTAACGGGTCTGAAAGGGGCTCAAACAGATCTGGATGTGACAGGTCATAATATTGCTAACGCAGGTACTGTGGGCTTTAAGCAGTCTCGTGTAGAGTTTGGTGACTTATATGCCGCGAACGTCAGTGGTAATTTCTCTGCTGGTCAGGGTGTCGCCATTAACCAGGTATCCCAACAGTTCAATCAGGGGGACATTACCTTTACCGAGAATAACCTCGATTTGGCGATTAATGGTGAGGGTTTCTTTGTTGTTCAGAACACCTTGGGTGAACAGTTTTATACTCGTTCCGGAATGTTCGGCTTGGACAATGAAGGCTTTATCGTGACGAATACCGGTGAGCGCGTTCAGGGCTTTGGTGTACCAGAAGAGCTGCAGTTGCAGCCTCAACCAAATCCGGCTCGACCATTGGGTGATATTCAGGTTGATGATGCTGATATGGCACCGAACCGTACTACGGATGTGGAGACTGATTTTAACCTGGATGCGCGTGTTGAGTATGCGACCGGTGGCTTGCCTGCGTCTACTAATGGTACAGGTGTCAGTGTTCCTCAGGTGGGCACTACCAACGGTTATTCTGCCACAACAACGACAAGTACTGTTCAGATCGTAAATGCTTCTTTTACACCGAATCAGGTGGTGTCTGATCTAAGCTGGACGGCCAATGACTCTGCGTATGATATTGCGACTGCAATTTCTCAGGTGGATGGTGCGACGGCTTCCGCTTCTACAACCACTCAGATTGATGCAGGCATTTTGACTGCAACGGATGTGGTTTTGAATGGTAATTTGTTAACGTCAACGGCGACCGGTACTAACACGGGGGCGGCGCTAGCGGCAGAAATTTCCAGTTTGGCAAACTTCTCTGCAAGTTTTGATGCTACTACGAATACTCTTACCGTGGTAAATGACCTTGGTTTTGACGTTCAGTTAGACAGCGCTGCTGGTACCTTTGGGGTAACGGGTGTTGCTAATGGTGTGGCTCAGGGGACAGCGACTGCAGGTGCAGGTACAACTGTCACCACTGGTGGTTATGTCGATGTGACTCTTGATCCAGGGTTGTACATTGTTAACAACGATTCTACCACTGCACCTAATGACGTGGTGTTTGGTGCAACTCCGACCAATGATACGTCTGTGATTCGTCCGTTCAGCCCAACGGATTCAGAAAGTTACAATCACACAACGTCGGTCACAATTTACGATTCCTTGGGGAATCCGCATGTGATGACTCAGTACTTTGTGAAAGAACCACCAACTTTGACGGCCACCAACGAGAATACCTGGACCATGTATGTGTTGGTTGATGGTTATCAAATTGGTGATCCGAACCCGGCGTATGACTCAACTCAGCCAGAGTCTTTGACGAACAGTCCAAACTTGCCGTTATCTCAACAGATTGTATTCGATAACTCTGGACAAATTGCTTCTACCAATCCATCAACGCCATTGTTGGTCGATGATTGGCAGCCAAGAAATGCTGCGGGCAACCCCAACGGTGCCGATGGTCCTACCTCGGGGGCTCAGCCGACAGTTCCTCCGACCAGCTCGAACTTCTTAATTGATGTTACTGGCTCAACACAGCATGCCTCTCAGTTTGCCATCAATGGTTTGGCTCAGGACGGTTTCTCAACCGGTACGTTGGTGGGCTTGGATGTTGGCACTGACGGTCAGGTTGTTGGTCGATACACCAATGGTGAGACGCGTACCTTTGCTTACGTGGCAATGGCGAACTTTACCAATGAGCAAGGTCTGGTTCCGGTTGGCGATACCATGTGGCGGGGATCTACTGCCGCGGGGGAGGCAGTAATTAACCTTCCTGGTACGGCTGCACTTGGTCGAATTCAGTCTGCAGCCCTTGAAAGCTCTAACGTTGACCTATCGGATGAGCTTGTTGGCCTGATCATTGCACAACGTAATTATCAGGCGAATGCCAAGACAATCGAAACTGAAAATACCATTTCACAAACCATTCTGAATATCTAA
- the flgF gene encoding flagellar basal-body rod protein FlgF — MDKALYISMSGAKQNMFAQRSHANNLANANTTGFREDFAQARSQPVWGDYHPTRAYAMTERPASNFKPGALIETGRDLDVAIPDRGFFVVQDPEGNEALTRAGNFVRDVNGQLLTPQGLSVMGEDGPIFIPPASTVNISNDGTISLVPTEGQATDIVELGRLKLVNPDLSTMDKGTDGLFRVKDQLGVVFEQDPTVQVTSGFLESSNVNTITAMTEMMSHQRQYELQVKMMKTTEENAEKVASLLQIQ, encoded by the coding sequence ATGGATAAAGCACTTTATATCTCGATGTCAGGCGCTAAGCAGAACATGTTTGCTCAGCGTTCTCACGCAAACAACTTAGCGAATGCGAATACCACAGGCTTTAGGGAAGACTTTGCGCAAGCACGCAGTCAACCGGTATGGGGGGATTACCACCCAACCCGAGCCTATGCAATGACAGAACGACCTGCCAGTAACTTTAAGCCGGGCGCATTGATTGAAACCGGTCGTGATCTCGATGTGGCCATTCCCGACCGTGGATTCTTCGTTGTACAAGATCCTGAAGGCAATGAGGCCTTAACACGTGCAGGTAATTTTGTGCGTGATGTTAATGGTCAACTGCTTACTCCTCAGGGCTTGTCTGTAATGGGTGAAGATGGACCTATCTTTATTCCGCCGGCAAGCACCGTCAATATTTCTAATGATGGCACCATCTCTCTTGTGCCTACCGAAGGGCAAGCAACCGATATCGTGGAGCTTGGTCGTCTTAAGTTGGTTAATCCTGACTTATCAACCATGGATAAAGGCACGGATGGTTTGTTCCGAGTGAAGGATCAGCTGGGTGTGGTTTTTGAGCAAGATCCAACGGTGCAGGTGACTTCTGGCTTCCTGGAATCCAGCAACGTTAATACGATTACTGCAATGACAGAAATGATGTCACATCAGCGTCAGTATGAGCTTCAGGTCAAGATGATGAAGACGACTGAAGAAAATGCTGAGAAGGTGGCAAGCTTATTGCAAATTCAGTAA
- the flgG gene encoding flagellar basal-body rod protein FlgG, with amino-acid sequence MHGALWVSKTGLSAQDTQLTTISNNLANVATVGFKRDRAVFHDLMYQVQKQPGAQSAQDSQLPSGLQLGTGVRVVGTQKEHTQGNLQITDQPLDMAVNGRGFFQITLPDGTTGYTRNGQFHKDADGNVVNPLGFQLEPNIVIPQDTTSITIGRDGTVSVTQGNETEATEIGNITLVSFVNPAGLQAIGDNLFVQTNSSGDPVVGEPGLDGIGSILQGSLENSNVDTVEELVNMITTQRAYEMNSKVISTADEMLGFISQTL; translated from the coding sequence ATGCACGGCGCATTATGGGTAAGTAAAACAGGTTTGAGTGCTCAGGATACTCAACTAACAACCATTTCAAACAACTTGGCAAACGTTGCAACAGTAGGCTTTAAGCGTGACCGCGCAGTCTTCCATGACTTGATGTATCAAGTACAGAAGCAGCCAGGTGCACAGTCCGCACAGGATTCGCAATTGCCGTCAGGCTTGCAACTGGGTACCGGTGTGCGAGTTGTTGGAACTCAAAAAGAACATACTCAGGGTAATCTGCAGATCACTGATCAGCCGTTGGATATGGCGGTCAATGGTCGAGGCTTCTTCCAAATTACTTTGCCGGACGGCACCACGGGTTACACCCGCAATGGTCAGTTCCATAAAGATGCGGACGGCAACGTAGTGAACCCTCTGGGCTTTCAGTTAGAACCTAACATCGTTATTCCTCAGGATACGACGTCTATCACCATTGGTCGTGACGGTACGGTGAGTGTGACCCAAGGGAATGAAACTGAAGCAACTGAAATTGGTAACATCACTTTGGTTAGTTTCGTAAACCCGGCTGGTTTACAGGCGATCGGTGATAACTTGTTTGTTCAAACCAATTCAAGCGGCGACCCGGTAGTGGGGGAGCCAGGTTTGGATGGTATCGGTAGCATTCTTCAAGGTTCTCTTGAGAACTCCAACGTAGACACAGTGGAAGAGTTGGTGAACATGATTACCACTCAACGTGCCTATGAAATGAACTCCAAAGTAATTTCAACAGCGGATGAAATGCTTGGATTTATTAGCCAGACACTTTAG
- the flgH gene encoding flagellar basal body L-ring protein FlgH: MKTKILTALSLIGALMLSGCTKEIIKPDDPMYAPIQPTALVPPERQDGSLYQSRYNMGLFNDRRAHRIGDIITVVLQEKTNAKKSASTDLTKEQDIDFDPSIILGKDMSNEISSTIPLLKNIGLLTSLSQKREFAGEGDSDQSNSLSGQITVTVSNVMPNGVLEVRGEKWMTFNQGDEYIRIKGLVRPDDISDDNTIMSNRIADARITYSGTGDLADANRQGWLARFFSSEYWPF, encoded by the coding sequence ATGAAAACCAAGATTTTAACAGCGCTATCCCTGATTGGTGCCTTGATGTTGTCAGGGTGTACCAAAGAGATCATCAAACCTGACGATCCTATGTATGCGCCGATTCAACCAACGGCTTTGGTACCGCCAGAGCGTCAGGACGGCTCTTTGTATCAGTCCCGATATAACATGGGCTTGTTTAATGATCGTCGTGCTCATCGTATAGGTGACATCATTACAGTGGTACTTCAAGAGAAGACGAATGCTAAGAAATCGGCGTCGACTGATCTGACTAAAGAACAGGATATCGACTTTGATCCGAGTATCATTCTTGGTAAAGACATGAGTAATGAGATCTCAAGCACCATTCCTCTATTAAAGAATATTGGGTTATTGACCAGTCTTTCTCAGAAACGTGAGTTTGCTGGTGAAGGTGACAGCGATCAGAGCAATAGCCTGAGCGGACAGATTACCGTGACGGTTTCCAATGTGATGCCGAACGGTGTCCTTGAAGTGCGTGGTGAGAAGTGGATGACCTTTAACCAGGGCGACGAATACATCCGTATTAAAGGGTTGGTTCGCCCGGATGACATTTCTGATGACAACACCATTATGTCGAATCGAATTGCTGATGCGCGTATTACCTACAGTGGTACAGGTGATCTTGCGGATGCTAACCGTCAAGGTTGGTTAGCTCGATTCTTCAGTAGTGAATATTGGCCGTTTTAG
- a CDS encoding flagellar basal body P-ring protein FlgI has protein sequence MSVIVVLLSMLSAPQLVMAERLKDIASVAGVRSNQLVGYGLVVGLDGTGDKAPFTDQTFRNMMSQFGITIPSGTNPKLKNVAAVAVHADLLAFAKPGQNMDITVSSIGNASSLRGGTLLMTPLKGADGQVYAVAQGSLVVGGFGVEGNDGSSLTVNVPSVGRIPNGAIVERAVPTSFNQGDSLVFNLNSSDFTTAKRVVDRVNQLLGKGMASAMDSTSIRVTAPRDPSQRVSFMSMLENLEVDPGEDRAKVVINSRTGTIVVGQHVKVDPVAITHGSLTVSINENFDVNQPNALGQGETVVTPRTELNAQEAINPMFMFQGSTSLQEIVSAVNQVGASPSDLIAILEAMKKAGALKADLIVL, from the coding sequence ATGTCTGTGATAGTTGTGTTGCTGTCTATGCTGTCGGCACCTCAGCTGGTGATGGCGGAACGCTTGAAAGACATTGCCTCTGTAGCTGGTGTTCGTTCAAACCAACTGGTGGGTTATGGTTTGGTGGTGGGTCTCGATGGAACGGGGGATAAGGCACCGTTCACTGATCAAACCTTCCGAAACATGATGAGTCAGTTTGGTATCACAATCCCGTCAGGGACGAATCCAAAACTAAAAAATGTCGCGGCAGTAGCCGTTCATGCTGATTTGTTGGCTTTTGCTAAACCGGGCCAGAACATGGACATCACGGTATCATCGATTGGTAACGCCAGCAGTTTGCGTGGCGGTACGCTACTAATGACGCCATTAAAAGGGGCGGATGGGCAAGTCTATGCCGTAGCGCAAGGTAGCCTGGTTGTCGGTGGTTTTGGTGTTGAAGGTAACGACGGATCGAGTTTAACCGTGAATGTGCCGAGTGTCGGACGCATTCCAAATGGTGCCATCGTTGAACGCGCTGTGCCTACCTCATTTAACCAAGGGGATTCCTTGGTGTTCAACCTCAATAGCTCTGACTTTACTACGGCGAAGCGTGTGGTTGATCGAGTGAATCAATTGCTAGGTAAAGGCATGGCTTCAGCGATGGACAGCACATCCATTCGAGTGACTGCGCCGCGTGATCCATCCCAGCGTGTTTCCTTTATGTCGATGCTGGAAAATCTGGAAGTTGATCCTGGTGAAGATCGTGCCAAAGTTGTGATTAACAGTCGTACCGGTACGATTGTTGTGGGTCAGCATGTGAAGGTTGATCCCGTTGCTATTACTCATGGTAGTTTGACCGTCAGCATCAATGAAAACTTCGATGTGAATCAGCCAAACGCTTTGGGGCAGGGTGAAACGGTAGTGACGCCTCGTACCGAATTGAATGCTCAGGAAGCCATTAATCCGATGTTCATGTTCCAAGGGTCTACCTCATTGCAAGAGATTGTTTCTGCGGTGAACCAAGTGGGCGCTTCGCCATCGGATCTGATTGCGATTCTTGAAGCCATGAAAAAAGCCGGTGCCTTAAAGGCCGACTTGATCGTACTGTAG
- the flgJ gene encoding flagellar assembly peptidoglycan hydrolase FlgJ, with the protein MKSNFDTSSLGNYHDLNSLQNLKAKSRESDEGKLEAIKNVAKQFESMFVGMMLKSMRDANATFEEDNPLNSSEMKMYRDMYDQQLSMHLSEGRGIGIADSLVRQLSQQIPELSRLNVDKGRDGSGMEAGLEGQMMDALGKDASLSGDRSGYELKKPEPFGIKLDSVTGLPFKNQEAFYGSPDSPQAKRVANAVKQYMDSQNIQMYAEDEKALKAGVEQARNKRDAFESPEDFVSTLWPVAQVAARKLNADPKALLAQAALETGWGKKVPQAADGQSSFNLFGIKADRSWQGDKVSTETTEYDGGIARKEQADFRSYGSYVESMLDYTSFLQSRDHYQAALKQAEDAQEYLSELQNAGYATDPNYATKIVRIMNGNLLKDLSGRADI; encoded by the coding sequence ATGAAATCGAATTTCGATACCTCCAGCTTAGGTAACTATCACGATCTGAACAGCCTTCAGAATTTGAAGGCTAAGTCTCGCGAGTCTGATGAGGGCAAGCTAGAGGCGATTAAGAACGTAGCCAAGCAGTTTGAGAGTATGTTTGTTGGCATGATGTTGAAGTCCATGCGTGATGCCAACGCGACGTTTGAAGAAGACAATCCGCTGAACAGTTCCGAAATGAAGATGTATCGGGACATGTACGATCAGCAGCTATCAATGCATTTGTCTGAGGGGCGAGGTATTGGTATTGCGGATTCTCTGGTACGTCAATTGAGTCAACAGATTCCTGAACTGTCTCGCTTGAATGTGGATAAGGGGCGAGACGGTTCTGGCATGGAAGCTGGCCTGGAAGGCCAGATGATGGACGCCTTAGGCAAGGACGCCTCTCTTTCTGGTGATCGTTCTGGGTACGAATTAAAAAAACCTGAGCCGTTTGGTATCAAACTGGATTCAGTGACCGGGTTGCCATTCAAAAACCAGGAAGCATTTTACGGCTCACCGGATTCTCCTCAGGCGAAACGTGTAGCAAACGCGGTTAAGCAGTACATGGACAGTCAGAATATCCAAATGTACGCTGAAGATGAAAAAGCACTAAAAGCCGGAGTAGAGCAGGCCCGTAATAAGCGAGATGCCTTTGAATCGCCAGAAGACTTTGTTTCTACTTTATGGCCAGTCGCACAAGTGGCTGCGCGCAAATTAAATGCCGACCCTAAAGCGTTACTGGCGCAAGCTGCCTTAGAAACTGGGTGGGGCAAGAAAGTGCCGCAAGCGGCCGATGGACAAAGCTCGTTTAACCTCTTTGGGATCAAGGCTGATAGAAGCTGGCAGGGCGATAAAGTCAGTACAGAGACCACTGAATATGACGGTGGCATTGCCAGAAAAGAACAAGCCGACTTTAGGTCTTACGGCTCTTATGTAGAAAGTATGCTGGATTACACCAGTTTCCTTCAAAGTCGTGACCATTATCAGGCGGCATTAAAGCAGGCGGAAGATGCTCAGGAATATTTGTCTGAGCTTCAGAATGCAGGCTACGCTACTGATCCAAACTACGCGACAAAAATTGTTCGAATAATGAACGGAAATTTACTAAAGGATTTGTCGGGTCGTGCCGATATCTAA
- a CDS encoding PBPRA1643 family SWIM/SEC-C metal-binding motif protein: MSKFFYKGKIEKKPKHSSYGFSTNRETRPGTEDAPLSIRVNNEERKNTIEALLQEHELFAVIEVNIDEAEDTSELDALINTPKTTVLEKTPGRNDPCSCGSGKKFKKCCG; this comes from the coding sequence ATGTCTAAGTTCTTTTACAAAGGAAAAATAGAGAAAAAACCAAAACACTCCAGCTACGGTTTCAGTACCAATCGTGAAACACGCCCGGGAACCGAAGATGCGCCCTTGTCTATCCGAGTGAACAATGAAGAACGAAAAAATACCATTGAAGCACTGCTGCAAGAACATGAACTGTTTGCGGTTATTGAAGTAAATATTGACGAGGCTGAAGACACCAGTGAACTGGATGCCTTGATCAACACGCCTAAAACTACGGTGTTAGAAAAAACACCCGGCAGAAATGATCCTTGTTCATGCGGCAGCGGCAAGAAATTCAAAAAGTGCTGTGGCTAA